Proteins from a genomic interval of Candidatus Acetothermia bacterium:
- a CDS encoding bifunctional 4-hydroxy-2-oxoglutarate aldolase/2-dehydro-3-deoxy-phosphogluconate aldolase, whose translation MSKGKALKQLVEAGALGIIRVQTTEDLVKITQELREGGLSCIEITMNTPGALRAIEEAVGKIDDVIMGAGTVLDAPTARQAILAGAQFLVTPTVKLDVLEMAHRYGVPAIIGAMTPTEILTAWEAGADMVKVFPASTLGPKYLQEVHGPLPQIPLVPTGGITADNAGEFIRAGAAAVCAGSWLVDKKAVAEGHYEVLTERARRLVEAVRKARNP comes from the coding sequence GTGAGCAAAGGGAAAGCTTTGAAGCAATTGGTCGAGGCTGGAGCACTGGGCATCATCCGAGTCCAGACTACAGAAGACCTTGTAAAAATCACCCAGGAGCTCCGCGAAGGAGGGCTGTCCTGCATCGAGATCACCATGAACACACCAGGGGCCCTGCGGGCGATCGAGGAGGCGGTGGGCAAGATCGATGACGTCATCATGGGTGCTGGAACCGTCCTCGACGCTCCCACCGCCCGCCAGGCCATCCTCGCCGGGGCCCAGTTCCTCGTCACCCCCACGGTGAAGCTCGACGTGCTGGAGATGGCTCACCGGTACGGGGTTCCCGCCATCATCGGGGCCATGACCCCCACCGAGATCCTCACCGCGTGGGAAGCAGGTGCGGACATGGTCAAGGTGTTCCCGGCCTCCACGCTCGGCCCCAAGTACTTGCAAGAAGTGCACGGTCCGCTCCCCCAAATCCCCCTCGTGCCCACCGGGGGGATCACCGCCGACAACGCCGGCGAGTTCATCCGCGCCGGGGCAGCTGCCGTCTGCGCCGGCTCCTGGCTCGTGGACAAGAAGGCCGTGGCCGAAGGCCACTACGAGGTCCTCACCGAGCGGGCCCGGCGGCTGGTGGAAGCCGTACGCAAGGCGCGTAATCCGTGA
- a CDS encoding glucose 1-dehydrogenase → MGQLEGKTIVVIGGGGGLGTAFCRGLAREGAYVVVADLDQTKAQETVRQVTEEGGRAQAAQVNALDRASLESLVNGVSRSRGTVDGLVNAAGTHLRKPSVEITEEEWDRVMSINLKAVFLACQVFGKAMIEQGHGAIVNIASMAAHVALDEALAYCASKGGVLMLTKALAREWAPHGVRVNAISPGFFLTPLNRDLLRPGSERRRRVEERTPMGRFGEPEELVGGLVYLLSDEASFVTGTTLIIDGGFLAEGV, encoded by the coding sequence ATGGGCCAATTGGAGGGCAAAACGATTGTGGTGATCGGAGGAGGAGGAGGACTGGGCACGGCATTCTGCCGCGGGTTAGCCCGTGAGGGAGCTTACGTGGTGGTGGCCGACCTGGACCAGACCAAAGCTCAAGAGACCGTCCGGCAGGTGACAGAAGAGGGTGGCCGAGCCCAGGCGGCGCAGGTGAACGCGTTGGACCGGGCGAGCCTGGAGAGCCTGGTGAATGGGGTGTCCAGGAGTCGGGGTACGGTGGACGGGTTGGTGAACGCCGCTGGCACCCATCTCCGCAAGCCTTCGGTGGAGATCACTGAGGAGGAATGGGACCGAGTGATGTCGATCAACCTCAAGGCCGTGTTCCTCGCCTGCCAGGTTTTTGGCAAGGCGATGATCGAACAAGGTCACGGCGCCATCGTGAACATCGCTTCCATGGCGGCTCACGTGGCCCTGGACGAGGCGCTGGCTTATTGTGCGAGCAAAGGTGGCGTTCTCATGCTCACCAAGGCCTTAGCCCGTGAATGGGCCCCACATGGAGTCAGGGTAAATGCCATCTCGCCCGGTTTTTTCCTCACCCCGCTCAACCGGGATCTCTTGCGCCCGGGGAGCGAGCGGCGGCGTAGGGTGGAAGAACGTACCCCCATGGGGCGGTTTGGGGAACCAGAGGAGCTTGTAGGGGGCTTGGTGTACCTTCTCTCCGACGAGGCCTCGTTCGTCACCGGCACGACCCTGATCATCGACGGCGGCTTCCTCGCAGAGGGGGTCTAG
- a CDS encoding C-terminal binding protein — translation MTQSTLRWKVLVTDYNYADLDIEREILAQWEAEVVSAQCTRPEEVLAAGQDADALISQYAPITKEVIAGLARCRAVGRYGIGVDNIDVQAATMHGIAVINVPSYCEDEVSDHVLAMLLSWARKITHYTGEIRAGTWDWKTGRPIHRLRGRVLGCLGFGKIARMLAGKARAWGMQVIAYDPYLPDEVFSATGVQRVDFAEILSRSDFLSVHVPLTEATRHLIDEAALAKMKPTACLINTSRGPVVDEIALARALKEGKIAGACLDVMEREPPEQGNPLLHLPQVLLSPHVAWYSEESQSELRQKVAQDIGRALNGLLPQGLVNRDLADRFRRS, via the coding sequence ATGACCCAGAGCACACTCCGTTGGAAAGTACTGGTCACCGATTACAACTACGCCGACCTCGATATTGAGCGTGAGATCCTTGCCCAGTGGGAGGCCGAGGTCGTCTCCGCTCAATGTACACGCCCGGAGGAAGTGTTGGCCGCCGGCCAAGATGCGGATGCGCTGATCTCTCAGTATGCCCCCATCACCAAAGAAGTCATCGCCGGGCTCGCCCGCTGTCGGGCAGTGGGCCGTTACGGAATAGGTGTAGACAACATCGATGTTCAGGCAGCCACCATGCACGGAATCGCTGTGATCAACGTGCCCTCTTACTGCGAGGACGAGGTCTCCGATCATGTCCTGGCCATGCTCCTCTCCTGGGCGAGGAAGATCACCCACTACACCGGGGAGATCCGCGCGGGCACGTGGGACTGGAAAACGGGTCGCCCCATCCACCGCTTGCGAGGCCGCGTCCTGGGGTGCTTGGGATTCGGGAAGATCGCACGGATGCTTGCCGGGAAGGCACGGGCCTGGGGCATGCAGGTGATCGCCTACGATCCCTATCTTCCCGACGAGGTCTTCAGCGCGACAGGCGTCCAACGCGTGGATTTCGCGGAGATCCTTTCCCGAAGCGATTTCCTCTCCGTACACGTTCCTCTCACCGAGGCAACCCGTCACCTCATCGACGAGGCGGCTCTGGCCAAGATGAAACCCACAGCCTGTCTGATCAACACCTCCCGCGGCCCGGTCGTGGACGAAATAGCCCTGGCCCGAGCCCTGAAGGAGGGGAAGATCGCCGGCGCGTGCTTGGACGTGATGGAACGCGAACCCCCCGAACAGGGGAACCCCCTCCTTCACCTGCCGCAGGTGCTCCTTTCGCCTCATGTCGCCTGGTACTCCGAGGAGTCGCAGAGCGAACTCCGCCAGAAGGTCGCTCAAGACATCGGGCGCGCTCTCAACGGTCTCCTTCCCCAAGGGCTGGTGAACCGCGACCTCGCCGACCGCTTCCGGAGATCCTAG
- a CDS encoding 3-oxoacyl-ACP reductase FabG, with amino-acid sequence MPIARRVALVTGGARGIGRAIALALAKEGADLVVSDVDLAGARTVAGEIQAIGRQALAVRADVSLLSDVQVLFKKTVDEFGRLDILVNNAGIIRRGSLEDHSDEDWEKVLAVNLRGTYYCSREAARIMKRQGSGRIINISSVAGKVGDITSAPSYGPSKGAVDVLTKSLARELAPFGVTVNAVAPHAIETEMSAEWSEERRQAIISQIPVGRLGKPEEVAAAVVFLASPGAAFITGEILDVNGGYLMD; translated from the coding sequence ATGCCGATTGCGCGCAGAGTGGCCTTGGTGACCGGAGGAGCGCGGGGTATTGGCCGGGCCATCGCCTTGGCCCTGGCTAAGGAGGGGGCGGATCTGGTGGTATCCGACGTGGACCTCGCTGGCGCTCGCACGGTGGCTGGGGAGATACAGGCGATCGGACGGCAAGCCCTGGCCGTCCGCGCCGACGTCTCTCTTCTCTCCGATGTCCAAGTGTTGTTCAAGAAGACAGTGGACGAATTCGGGCGCCTTGACATCCTCGTCAACAACGCGGGGATCATCCGCCGGGGTTCGCTGGAGGATCACTCCGATGAAGATTGGGAGAAGGTCTTAGCGGTGAATCTTCGAGGGACTTACTACTGCTCTCGGGAGGCGGCTCGGATCATGAAGCGACAAGGATCCGGGCGTATCATCAATATCTCCTCGGTTGCTGGCAAGGTGGGGGACATCACATCCGCGCCGAGCTATGGCCCATCCAAAGGTGCGGTGGACGTGCTAACGAAGTCTCTGGCTAGGGAGCTGGCTCCGTTTGGTGTGACCGTGAACGCGGTTGCCCCGCACGCAATCGAGACAGAGATGAGTGCAGAGTGGTCCGAAGAAAGGCGTCAGGCCATCATCTCCCAGATCCCCGTCGGACGGCTCGGAAAGCCAGAAGAAGTGGCGGCGGCGGTGGTGTTTCTTGCTTCTCCAGGGGCCGCGTTCATCACCGGCGAGATCCTGGACGTGAACGGTGGCTATTTGATGGATTAG